A region of Centropristis striata isolate RG_2023a ecotype Rhode Island chromosome 17, C.striata_1.0, whole genome shotgun sequence DNA encodes the following proteins:
- the LOC131989627 gene encoding uncharacterized protein LOC131989627 isoform X3 translates to MAEQEQQIAAVDAPVLGSTQTARAVDLARLLHYECSRLLQIYKEKESSLTDHAPDGGRIVSLSHESEEPSTEQQVQLLHSALRQCLGLIHCVIQKEEEEWGELEGDYETLKKNVKLRLEHLLHSTKSLVETENRTLEVTPDHQCNEGGPLAKEEAITFGA, encoded by the exons ATGGcagagcaggagcagcagatagCCGCGGTGGACGCGCCGGTGCTCGGCTCCACGCAGACGGCCAGAGCGGTGGACCTAGCCCGGCTGCTGCATTACGAGTGTAGCCGTCTGCTCCAGATATAC AAGGAGAAGGAGTCCTCCCTGACGGACCACGCCCCTGATGGAGGACGCATCGTGTCCCTGTCCCACGAGTCGGAGGAGCCGAGCACGGAGCAGCAGGTGCAGTTGTTGCACTCAGCTCTGCGGCAGTGCCTGGGGCTGATCCACTGTGTGATccagaaggaagaggaggaatgGGGCGAGCTGGAAGGCGACTATGAGACCCTGAAGAAGAACGTCAAACTGCGGCTGGAGCACTTGCTTCATAGCACCAAAAGTCTGGTAGAGACGGAGAACAGGACCCTGGAAGTCACCCCGGACCACCAGTGTAATGAG GGTGGACCGTTGGCcaaggaagaagccattactttTGGAGCGTAG
- the LOC131989613 gene encoding butyrophilin subfamily 1 member A1-like: MGALMIHMCIVALLGASLCDAAPISGSLEVVRSPVSVHRGHTTILPCWLNPPQSAEGLEVRWYRSDRYDTPVMFYRERKFESASQDASYVGRVSFGLKDAASEGLKAGDVSLKLENVTIEDAGDYTCYVSSDQGYDRGSVTLVVTEIGNAPLLSAVWKQDNMVNMSCESEGWYPQPNLRWSDQKQVLTPKSLKFSKDSSGLQSVHSWILVPSSTEVSCSVGFSAEEAKEARVHVETPPQPESGSSAAGAAGWVAFAIVVIAAILGALYYKMRGKKAESGSDQGKKAESGSDQENEKLVPKEVIQPTDLSTASKHYVNVTLDEKENEYLTVKNGHKLRDRQCEFPDGEKVTCLTAIKGTPGFSSGQHYWEVRLTAPNVGLKQSWWVGVTSATDISQEGFDPTSSNGFWFLSSSPERADSFQFSTHPRVSLPFDSRPETVGVYLNYDSGELSFYNVEKGRLIGSLTAKFTGEVFPFFNPGKGDKAIMEILQRPEQGSDTGNSVHSPAEEA; the protein is encoded by the exons ATGG GTGCACTGatgattcatatgtgtatcGTGGCTCTTCTTGGCGCTTCATTGTGTGACGCTGCACCTA tttcaggCAGCCTGGAGGTTGTGAGGTCCCCTGTCTCTGTGCACCGCGGCCACACAACCATATTACCATGCTGGCTTAATCCACCACAAAGTGCAGAGGGTTTGGAGGTACGTTGGTACCGTTCCGATCGCTACGACACCCCAGTTATGTTTTACCGGGAAAGAAAGTTTGAGTCTGCATCCCAGGATGCTTCGTACGTGGGCCGAGTCTCCTTTGGCTTAAAGGATGCAGCGTCTGAGGGGCTGAAGGCAGGTGATGTGAGCCTGAAGCTAGAAAATGTCACAATTGAGGATGCAGGAGATTACACCTGTTACGTCAGCAGTGATCAGGGTTATGACCGTGGAAGTGTCACACTCGTGGTTACAG AAATTGGAAATGCTCCTCTTCTGTCAGCCGTGTGGAAACAAGATAACATGGTGAATATGAGCTGTGAGTCTGAAGGCTGGTATCCACAGCCTAATCTGCGCTGGTCAGATCAGAAGCAGGTTCTTACCCCAAAGAGCCTGAAGTTCAGCAAAGACTCGTCTGGTCTGCAGTCGGTCCACAGCTGGATTCTTGTCCCCAGCTCCACCGAGGTGTCCTGCTCAGTTGGCTTCTCTGCTGAAGAGGCAAAGGAGGCAAGGGTGCACGTGGAAACCCCTCCTCAACCTG AGTCTGGATCCTCAGCAGCAGGGGCAGCTGGATGGGTGGCATTCGCTATAGTCGTCATAGCAGCGATACTTGGAGCGCTGTACTACAAAATGAGAg GGAAGAAAGCCGAATCAGGAAGTGACCAGG GAAAGAAAGCCGAATCAGGAAGTGACCAGG AGAATGAAAAGCTTGTACCAAAAG AAGTGATCCAGCCAACAGATCTGTCAACAGCAAGCAAGCACTATG TAAACGTTACACTGGACGAGAAAGAAAATGAGTATCTCACGGTCAAGAATGGTCATAAACTCAGAGACCGCCAGTGTGAATTTCCTGATGGAGAGAAGGTCACATGTCTCACAGCTATCAAAGGAACACCTGGCTTCAGTTCTGGGCAACACTACTGGGAGGTTCGTTTAACAGCTCCTAATGTAGGTCTCAAACAGTCCTGGTGGGTAGGAGTTACAAGTGCAACTGACATCTCTCAAGAAGGTTTTGATCCAACTTCATCTAACGGTTTCTGGTTCCTGTCCTCTTCCCCTGAGAGAGCAGATAGCTTTCAGTTTAGCACACACCCAAGAGTTTCTTTGCCCTTCGACTCAAGACCAGAGACGGTTGGTGTGTATTTGAATTATGACAGTGGAGAGCTCTCCTTTTATAATGTGGAAAAAGGGCGTCTCATTGGCAGTTTAACAGCTAAGTTCACTGGTGaggtttttccatttttcaacCCTGGTAAAGGCGACAAAGCAATCATGGAGATATTACAGAGACCAGAACAGGGAAGTGACACGGGGAACTCTGTGCATTCACCAGCAGAAGAGGCTTAA
- the LOC131989627 gene encoding ciliary neurotrophic factor-like isoform X1, translating to MAEQEQQIAAVDAPVLGSTQTARAVDLARLLHYECSRLLQIYKEKESSLTDHAPDGGRIVSLSHESEEPSTEQQVQLLHSALRQCLGLIHCVIQKEEEEWGELEGDYETLKKNVKLRLEHLLHSTKSLVETENRTLEVTPDHQCNEETDGAGGVFGLKMWTYRVLQELVHWADHAAQTLTVLHTEREATEEM from the exons ATGGcagagcaggagcagcagatagCCGCGGTGGACGCGCCGGTGCTCGGCTCCACGCAGACGGCCAGAGCGGTGGACCTAGCCCGGCTGCTGCATTACGAGTGTAGCCGTCTGCTCCAGATATAC AAGGAGAAGGAGTCCTCCCTGACGGACCACGCCCCTGATGGAGGACGCATCGTGTCCCTGTCCCACGAGTCGGAGGAGCCGAGCACGGAGCAGCAGGTGCAGTTGTTGCACTCAGCTCTGCGGCAGTGCCTGGGGCTGATCCACTGTGTGATccagaaggaagaggaggaatgGGGCGAGCTGGAAGGCGACTATGAGACCCTGAAGAAGAACGTCAAACTGCGGCTGGAGCACTTGCTTCATAGCACCAAAAGTCTGGTAGAGACGGAGAACAGGACCCTGGAAGTCACCCCGGACCACCAGTGTAATGAG GAAACCGATGGCGCTGGGGGAGTTTTCGGGCTCAAAATGTGGACCTATCGAGTGCTGCAGGAGCTCGTCCACTGGGCTGACCACGCCGCGCAGACCCTCACTGTTCTCCACACGGAGAGGGAAGCAACAGAAGAGATGTGA
- the LOC131989612 gene encoding uncharacterized protein LOC131989612 isoform X1: MAENVRSPFDYREPPTLDSDGDGSKPPPPRGRVCGRKRKGTPVKVCDRAYVTEDEEEESMSEHSYSPGEGQYPEGAEDRLPPPGSPYYLPDPTQLCVPELGEEGASGVRGPVLFHPPPNCRIREVHCGTQVRLVVIAIRDIAKGEEITVDYSLTDWGENAMEEEAGPHPLSLSVSDYLTPSWSLSPSSSPLTHSEPSDSDREEDEEEEDDDDDDDDEEEEIEEIRGRMLRRRKKRKLPAAVNSKKKSSPTAARGPGRPCSSFTHPAPVAPPARSQSQPPAGSLAPPTTNINNNININIGSSSGATVSRRQHCPYCGRNYRSLARHLEKHHANQPEVRTAMELAHMHNTSNGSAAHPHPSSSSTPATHTHSFAVPQPSASNPAPPSLFSRERESPATRSSTGNVSFSLSLSQPSSSQPAATKKGPGLPPPSTKRPAPPMVARVKSPSPPPPSAPRRGRRMKREKLEEQQKVEVESSRSQEELVPPPTPEPDIDPEEDLGLSGEGEEDAPEEKNGEIVSTQRHHMPPLLSSLSCLVLYLRRQQHSSFLSLTRSPHSAEAWRLLCHSSLSLLILYNRHRECEVAKLTIQDYRSRSNPPANNNNSSPSGMETLLSPFERHVLCNLARASVLGKRGRVQPLILPPHCESCVDLLLQTSPNVGVDPESPYVFSRPYHSPATPLRGTDLLRNLARSSGAKNPSALTGTRVRRQVAILTQLLLLEEGEGQGGATKRLEDFLEREYHVTQNCSTIVRDPALMGRVGRVVLYGEREGVLFRGMSLQHICLELDVMSGNSADSFSEDSEAEEEKEEVKEKTEVIVKKKGPGRPPRKKRAPNPSPVSSPSIANVNKRRCIPHKSGKRGVLKRPWSEAERVAVETHLKRNLMELRVPAKADCERCLELCPLLVSNQRDWRAIKFYVHNRIQLLKKQGRRESAAAVC; encoded by the exons ATGGCGGAGAATGTTCGGTCGCCTTTTGACTACCGGGAGCCTCCGACCCTCGACAGCGACGGAGATGGGAGCAAACCGCCGCCGCCACGGGG GCGAGTGTGTGGGAGGAAAAGGAAGGGGACACCTGTGAAGGTGTGTGACCGAGCGTATGTAAcagaagatgaggaggaggagagcatgtCGGAACACAGCTACAGCCCTG GTGAAGGCCAGTACCCAGAGGGAGCAGAGGACCGCCTCCCTCCACCCGGCAGCCCCTACTACCTGCCTGATCCCACTCAGCTCTG TGTGCCAGAGCTGGGGGAGGAGGGAGCGAGCGGTGTCCGGGGACCGGTCCTCTTCCATCCGCCGCCCAACTGCCGGATCCGAGAAGTCCACTGTGGGACGCAGGTGCGGTTGGTTGTCATAGCGATCCGAGACATCGCCAAAGGAGAGGAGATCACGGTGGACTACAGCCTGACGGACTGGGGCGAGAATGCAATG GAAGAAGAGGCCGGGCCccaccctctctccctctctgtttctgATTACCTCACCCCCTCATGGTCACTCTCACCCTCGTCCTCTCCACTCACCCACTCTGAGCCCAGCGACTCGGACCGCGAGGAGGACGAAGAAGAGGAGGACGATGACGATGATGACGACGACGAAGAAGAGGAGATTGAGGAGATAAGGGGCCGAATGCTTCGCCGGCGCAAGAAGCGCAAGCTGCCCGCGGCAGTTAATTCTAAGAAGAAGAGCTCGCCCACCGCCGCCAGAGGCCCCGGGCGCCCCTGCTCCTCCTTCACCCACCCGGCACCTGTCGCCCCCCCGGCCAGGTCCCAGTCCCAGCCTCCAGCCGGCTCCCTGGCCCCCCCCACCACCAACATCAATAACAATATTAACATAAACATTGGCAGCTCCAGCGGGGCCACGGTGAGCCGGAGGCAGCATTGCCCGTACTGCGGGCGCAACTACCGCTCTTTGGCACGCCACCTGGAGAAGCACCACGCCAACCAGCCCGAGGTCAGGACCGCCATGGAGCTGGCTCACATGCACAACACTTCAAACGGCAGCGCGGCACACCCTCACCCCTCCTCGTCCTCCACCCCcgccacacacactcattcctTCGCCGTCCCTCAGCCCTCGGCCTCCAACCCCGCCCCCCCCTCGCTCTTCTCCAGGGAGAGGGAGTCGCCAGCGACACGATCGAGCACCGGCAAcgtctccttctccctctcgcTTTCGCAGCCTTCTTCCTCTCAGCCTGCCGCTACGAAGAAGGGGCCTGGCTTACCGCCGCCCAGCACAAAACGACCCGCACCTCCGATGGTGGCGCGAGTAAAGAGCCCGTCGCCGCCTCCCCCGTCTGCTCCCAGGAGGGGTCGgaggatgaaaagagaaaagctCGAGGAGCAGCAAAAGGTGGAGGTGGAGAGCTCGAGAAGTCAAGAGGAGCTGGTTCCACCTCCGACTCCAGAGCCAGACATCGATCCAGAGGAAGATCTGGGTCTGAgcggagaaggagaagaagatgcACCGGAGGAGAAGAATGGAGAGATTGTCAG CACACAGAGACATCACATgcctcctctgctctcctccctctcctgttTGGTCCTCTACCTCCGCCGCCAGCAgcactcctccttcctgtctCTGACCCGTTCTCCTCACTCCGCTGAGGCCTGGCGGCTGCTCTGCCACTCCAGCCTCTCCCTGCTCATCCTCTACAACCGTCACCGGGAATGTGAGGTGGCCAAGCTCACCATCCAGGACTACCGTAGCCGTAGCAACCCCCcagccaacaacaacaacagctccCCCTCTGGCATGGAAACCCTGCTGTCCCCGTTTGAGCGCCACGTCCTCTGCAACCTTGCACGGGCTAGCGTTTTGGGCAAGCGTGGTCGCGTCCAGCCGCTTATCCTCCCGCCACACTGCGAGTCCTGCGTGGACCTGCTGCTCCAAACCAGCCCCAACGTGGGCGTGGATCCAGAGAGTCCGTACGTCTTCTCTCGGCCCTACCACTCTCCTGCAACACCGCTCCGGGGCACGGACCTTCTGAGGAACCTGGCGCGCTCCAGCGGAGCTAAGAACCCCAGTGCACTGACGGGGACGCGTGTGCGGCGGCAGGTAGCGATACTTACTCAGCTGCTACTGTtagaggagggggagggccAGGGCGGAGCTACCAAACGACTGGAGGACTTCCTGGAACGAGAGTACCACGTGACCCAGAACTGCTCCACCATCGTACGGGACCCAGCGCTGATGGGTCGTGTGGGTCGTGTGGTTCTTTACGGAGAGAGGGAGGGCGTGCTCTTCAGAGGGATGAGCCTGCAGCACATCTGCCTCGAGTTGGATG TTATGTCTGGCAACTCAGCAGACTCCTTCTCAGAGGACTCAGAagcagaggaagaaaaggaagaagtaAAGGAGAAAACTGAGGTGATAGTGAAGAAGAAAGGACCAGGGCGACCACCACGGAAGAAGAGAGCACCCAATCCCTCTCCAGTCAGCAGCCCGTCAATAGCCAATGTTAACAAGAGAAGGTGCATTCCACACAAATCAG GGAAGCGTGGCGTGCTGAAGCGGCCCTGGTCAGAGGCTGAGCGTGTAGCAGTGGAGACTCACCTAAAGAGAAACCTCATGGAGCTGCGAGTCCCAGCCAAGGCGGACTGTGAGCGCTGCCTCGAactctgccccctgctggtgagCAACCAGCGAGACTGGAGGGCCATCAAGTTTTACGTCCACAACCGCATCCAGCTGCTGAAGAAGCAGGGGAGGAGGGAAAGCGCCGCCGCGGTCTGCTAG
- the LOC131989612 gene encoding uncharacterized protein LOC131989612 isoform X2: MAENVRSPFDYREPPTLDSDGDGSKPPPPRGRVCGRKRKGTPVKVCDRAYVTEDEEEESMSEHSYSPGEGQYPEGAEDRLPPPGSPYYLPDPTQLCVPELGEEGASGVRGPVLFHPPPNCRIREVHYSLTDWGENAMEEEAGPHPLSLSVSDYLTPSWSLSPSSSPLTHSEPSDSDREEDEEEEDDDDDDDDEEEEIEEIRGRMLRRRKKRKLPAAVNSKKKSSPTAARGPGRPCSSFTHPAPVAPPARSQSQPPAGSLAPPTTNINNNININIGSSSGATVSRRQHCPYCGRNYRSLARHLEKHHANQPEVRTAMELAHMHNTSNGSAAHPHPSSSSTPATHTHSFAVPQPSASNPAPPSLFSRERESPATRSSTGNVSFSLSLSQPSSSQPAATKKGPGLPPPSTKRPAPPMVARVKSPSPPPPSAPRRGRRMKREKLEEQQKVEVESSRSQEELVPPPTPEPDIDPEEDLGLSGEGEEDAPEEKNGEIVSTQRHHMPPLLSSLSCLVLYLRRQQHSSFLSLTRSPHSAEAWRLLCHSSLSLLILYNRHRECEVAKLTIQDYRSRSNPPANNNNSSPSGMETLLSPFERHVLCNLARASVLGKRGRVQPLILPPHCESCVDLLLQTSPNVGVDPESPYVFSRPYHSPATPLRGTDLLRNLARSSGAKNPSALTGTRVRRQVAILTQLLLLEEGEGQGGATKRLEDFLEREYHVTQNCSTIVRDPALMGRVGRVVLYGEREGVLFRGMSLQHICLELDVMSGNSADSFSEDSEAEEEKEEVKEKTEVIVKKKGPGRPPRKKRAPNPSPVSSPSIANVNKRRCIPHKSGKRGVLKRPWSEAERVAVETHLKRNLMELRVPAKADCERCLELCPLLVSNQRDWRAIKFYVHNRIQLLKKQGRRESAAAVC, from the exons ATGGCGGAGAATGTTCGGTCGCCTTTTGACTACCGGGAGCCTCCGACCCTCGACAGCGACGGAGATGGGAGCAAACCGCCGCCGCCACGGGG GCGAGTGTGTGGGAGGAAAAGGAAGGGGACACCTGTGAAGGTGTGTGACCGAGCGTATGTAAcagaagatgaggaggaggagagcatgtCGGAACACAGCTACAGCCCTG GTGAAGGCCAGTACCCAGAGGGAGCAGAGGACCGCCTCCCTCCACCCGGCAGCCCCTACTACCTGCCTGATCCCACTCAGCTCTG TGTGCCAGAGCTGGGGGAGGAGGGAGCGAGCGGTGTCCGGGGACCGGTCCTCTTCCATCCGCCGCCCAACTGCCGGATCCGAGAAGTCC ACTACAGCCTGACGGACTGGGGCGAGAATGCAATG GAAGAAGAGGCCGGGCCccaccctctctccctctctgtttctgATTACCTCACCCCCTCATGGTCACTCTCACCCTCGTCCTCTCCACTCACCCACTCTGAGCCCAGCGACTCGGACCGCGAGGAGGACGAAGAAGAGGAGGACGATGACGATGATGACGACGACGAAGAAGAGGAGATTGAGGAGATAAGGGGCCGAATGCTTCGCCGGCGCAAGAAGCGCAAGCTGCCCGCGGCAGTTAATTCTAAGAAGAAGAGCTCGCCCACCGCCGCCAGAGGCCCCGGGCGCCCCTGCTCCTCCTTCACCCACCCGGCACCTGTCGCCCCCCCGGCCAGGTCCCAGTCCCAGCCTCCAGCCGGCTCCCTGGCCCCCCCCACCACCAACATCAATAACAATATTAACATAAACATTGGCAGCTCCAGCGGGGCCACGGTGAGCCGGAGGCAGCATTGCCCGTACTGCGGGCGCAACTACCGCTCTTTGGCACGCCACCTGGAGAAGCACCACGCCAACCAGCCCGAGGTCAGGACCGCCATGGAGCTGGCTCACATGCACAACACTTCAAACGGCAGCGCGGCACACCCTCACCCCTCCTCGTCCTCCACCCCcgccacacacactcattcctTCGCCGTCCCTCAGCCCTCGGCCTCCAACCCCGCCCCCCCCTCGCTCTTCTCCAGGGAGAGGGAGTCGCCAGCGACACGATCGAGCACCGGCAAcgtctccttctccctctcgcTTTCGCAGCCTTCTTCCTCTCAGCCTGCCGCTACGAAGAAGGGGCCTGGCTTACCGCCGCCCAGCACAAAACGACCCGCACCTCCGATGGTGGCGCGAGTAAAGAGCCCGTCGCCGCCTCCCCCGTCTGCTCCCAGGAGGGGTCGgaggatgaaaagagaaaagctCGAGGAGCAGCAAAAGGTGGAGGTGGAGAGCTCGAGAAGTCAAGAGGAGCTGGTTCCACCTCCGACTCCAGAGCCAGACATCGATCCAGAGGAAGATCTGGGTCTGAgcggagaaggagaagaagatgcACCGGAGGAGAAGAATGGAGAGATTGTCAG CACACAGAGACATCACATgcctcctctgctctcctccctctcctgttTGGTCCTCTACCTCCGCCGCCAGCAgcactcctccttcctgtctCTGACCCGTTCTCCTCACTCCGCTGAGGCCTGGCGGCTGCTCTGCCACTCCAGCCTCTCCCTGCTCATCCTCTACAACCGTCACCGGGAATGTGAGGTGGCCAAGCTCACCATCCAGGACTACCGTAGCCGTAGCAACCCCCcagccaacaacaacaacagctccCCCTCTGGCATGGAAACCCTGCTGTCCCCGTTTGAGCGCCACGTCCTCTGCAACCTTGCACGGGCTAGCGTTTTGGGCAAGCGTGGTCGCGTCCAGCCGCTTATCCTCCCGCCACACTGCGAGTCCTGCGTGGACCTGCTGCTCCAAACCAGCCCCAACGTGGGCGTGGATCCAGAGAGTCCGTACGTCTTCTCTCGGCCCTACCACTCTCCTGCAACACCGCTCCGGGGCACGGACCTTCTGAGGAACCTGGCGCGCTCCAGCGGAGCTAAGAACCCCAGTGCACTGACGGGGACGCGTGTGCGGCGGCAGGTAGCGATACTTACTCAGCTGCTACTGTtagaggagggggagggccAGGGCGGAGCTACCAAACGACTGGAGGACTTCCTGGAACGAGAGTACCACGTGACCCAGAACTGCTCCACCATCGTACGGGACCCAGCGCTGATGGGTCGTGTGGGTCGTGTGGTTCTTTACGGAGAGAGGGAGGGCGTGCTCTTCAGAGGGATGAGCCTGCAGCACATCTGCCTCGAGTTGGATG TTATGTCTGGCAACTCAGCAGACTCCTTCTCAGAGGACTCAGAagcagaggaagaaaaggaagaagtaAAGGAGAAAACTGAGGTGATAGTGAAGAAGAAAGGACCAGGGCGACCACCACGGAAGAAGAGAGCACCCAATCCCTCTCCAGTCAGCAGCCCGTCAATAGCCAATGTTAACAAGAGAAGGTGCATTCCACACAAATCAG GGAAGCGTGGCGTGCTGAAGCGGCCCTGGTCAGAGGCTGAGCGTGTAGCAGTGGAGACTCACCTAAAGAGAAACCTCATGGAGCTGCGAGTCCCAGCCAAGGCGGACTGTGAGCGCTGCCTCGAactctgccccctgctggtgagCAACCAGCGAGACTGGAGGGCCATCAAGTTTTACGTCCACAACCGCATCCAGCTGCTGAAGAAGCAGGGGAGGAGGGAAAGCGCCGCCGCGGTCTGCTAG
- the LOC131989627 gene encoding ciliary neurotrophic factor-like isoform X2, which translates to MAEQEQQIAAVDAPVLGSTQTARAVDLARLLHYECSRLLQIYEKESSLTDHAPDGGRIVSLSHESEEPSTEQQVQLLHSALRQCLGLIHCVIQKEEEEWGELEGDYETLKKNVKLRLEHLLHSTKSLVETENRTLEVTPDHQCNEETDGAGGVFGLKMWTYRVLQELVHWADHAAQTLTVLHTEREATEEM; encoded by the exons ATGGcagagcaggagcagcagatagCCGCGGTGGACGCGCCGGTGCTCGGCTCCACGCAGACGGCCAGAGCGGTGGACCTAGCCCGGCTGCTGCATTACGAGTGTAGCCGTCTGCTCCAGATATAC GAGAAGGAGTCCTCCCTGACGGACCACGCCCCTGATGGAGGACGCATCGTGTCCCTGTCCCACGAGTCGGAGGAGCCGAGCACGGAGCAGCAGGTGCAGTTGTTGCACTCAGCTCTGCGGCAGTGCCTGGGGCTGATCCACTGTGTGATccagaaggaagaggaggaatgGGGCGAGCTGGAAGGCGACTATGAGACCCTGAAGAAGAACGTCAAACTGCGGCTGGAGCACTTGCTTCATAGCACCAAAAGTCTGGTAGAGACGGAGAACAGGACCCTGGAAGTCACCCCGGACCACCAGTGTAATGAG GAAACCGATGGCGCTGGGGGAGTTTTCGGGCTCAAAATGTGGACCTATCGAGTGCTGCAGGAGCTCGTCCACTGGGCTGACCACGCCGCGCAGACCCTCACTGTTCTCCACACGGAGAGGGAAGCAACAGAAGAGATGTGA